The following DNA comes from Pongo pygmaeus isolate AG05252 chromosome 9, NHGRI_mPonPyg2-v2.0_pri, whole genome shotgun sequence.
AGAATTAGGCTTTTCCACATCTCTCATGTCCCCTGAAAACCTTTAAGATTTCTGGGAGTTCAGGGATTCTGATTTATTCATCTTCATAGCCGAGTGCCTTCTATGTGCCTGGACAGCCTAGATGCTGAATGGGAACCAATGAGCTGGTAAGTTTCTTAGAGGCTATCAGTGTATGCATGCTGAATGAGTGAATCAgcgaataaatgaatggatgagggGGACAAGGGAGTGAACGTTTATGCTTTATGAAGGAGCAATTCAGAATGGTGGTTTGGAGTGTGGGTTCTGATGGCAGCCTGTCTGAGTTCACACCTGGCGACAAGTTCCTTCACTTCCCTAAGCTTCATAGGGGTGCTGTGGAAATCTGATGAACAATGCATGTTCGGCACTCAGCATGGAGTCTGGCACCCAGCAAATAAGCAATacatattagctattattattgctgttgttctgttttgttcttcCTTGCTAAGTAAACCGTGGTCCCTATGCGAGGTAAGCTGGGGGTTTCTTGCTCTCTCATTTGGTCACTCTTCTTCACTGTCCCTCTCTAATGCGATAAGACGGGACCATCTTCTGCAGGGCATGTGGCCTTCACCCCTTCCCAGGGTTGTTGGTTGTTTCTCTGAGCCCTGCAGTCTGGCTGCCATGGGGCCCGGCTGCCAGAATACTGTTGGGAGCCCCGCCATGCAAAGTCCTCAGCTCAGGAGGGCTTAGAGTTTGGAGGCAGCATCAAAGGCAGCAAATGCTGATAGGGTTCCTCCCTGGGTGCAGGGAGGAGAGGGTCCACTGGGTGAGCAGAAGGATGCAGATGGTTCTGTGTGAGGTGGTGGTGATGCGAGTGATGACAATGGAGTTGGGGCTGAAGGAGAGGATGATGGCAGCGGGAGTGATAGTTCTGATGGCAGCGGGAGTGACAGTTCTGATGGCGAGGAGGGTACTGAAAAGGAGATAGGAGACAAAGGGCTCAGGGATGGATCCTTCAGTCCAAATGGGAGAGGTGGTTTTTGTTTGGGGAGAATAATGCTTTCAAAACTCCATGTAACCGTGGGCAGGGGTTGTGGGCGGGGAGTTCTTAGCCACCTCTGCAGTCTGAGGGAGGCCCTGAATAACCTAATGATCTCCTTTCATGCTGGTCCTCTGTGGGGTCGGCAGAAGCAGAAGAGATGGAAGAGCTGGAGAGCTGGAGTGATACATGATAAATAATAAAGGTTTCAGCATCCAAACATAGCTTCTACCAGAACAAAAATGAAGCCTGGAAGGGAGGCTTCAATAAATGGAATGCAAGTCACATAGTAATTTTAAATTTGCTAGTGGCCACactgaaaaagtaaaaagaaacaggtgaagatatttttaatgacctatcatatttttatttaactccatgtatccaaaatattactattttaatatgtaatacatataaaataattctgaatgaaatgtttcatattcttttttatagatGAAATCTTCTAAATTTATTACCCACACAGCCCATCACAGTTAGGACTAGCCACCTTTCAAGCGCTCAGGgcctacatgtggctagtggctgctgtAGTGGACAGCACAGGTTTAAATCCttctttctcaaatttttttgGCCAAACTTTTGGGATGGCATTTCCCAGAAATGGCTCTTTTTGGAAATCGTCATaacattctctcttctcttcctaaaTATAGTCTAAATATTCTCTCTTCCAATCTCTCTCAGTTCTTTCAAGCTGGCTGTGATCCTTCCCACCCCTTGCTAGAACCTAGAAAGAACTTTGAAATTActcagaaatcttctttttcctttcctgccACCCACAGATCCTCTTATCTGGAGCTAAGGCCAGGACAGCTCCCACCTGAGAGCtggtatctgtgtgtgtgtggggcggggggggggggacttggggtggggtggggagatgcTTGGGATAAGTAAGGGATGGGGAGGAGACAGTGCTTGAAGAAACTTCCCCAAAGTGCATCAGTACCATAAAGAAGATGGATTTTAAAAAAGCTTTGGGGATTATATTGCTCCTATATTAGAGGAGCTGGTTAAAGGCATGACCCAATTAATTGCCTATCGTGTGCCCAGAGGACAGGCTTCATCCCCctgcttcagagggtgggagTGGGATGAGGGAGCTGAGAGGCTTTCCCAGggtcaaaaaaaaatcagagatgggCAAGGGGCCTGGACATCCCAGCTTTCAGCTCAGAGCAAAATCCTGGACCCACACTCCCTTTTGGAGGATTTCTAGCATCTGAGTTCTTATACCTCTCAGGTCTCCCCTTGTCTGTCCACCCCTTTCTCCAAAGGATGTGCCCTTCCTGCATTATTTCATCAGGAACAGAGTCTTCCTCACTTGGCCCTGGCTCCCCCCACCACAGCCCCACCTGGATCCAGGGTCAGGAAGAAGGCCTTAGGTAGAGAGAAGCGTCCCCCTGCCCTCATTTCCTTGCTCCCATTATCCGTGTTGCAGCCCTCAGGGCCTGTGGCAGCTTTCTCCGTAAACAATATCTCCCTTCCTCAGGCCAATTAAATAAGCACTATAATAAAGGCAAAGGCAAAGGCAAAGGGAAATGCAAAGTACTGGGCAGCCCTGGGTAAAGGGCTATTAAACCTAATGCCGccattcatttattgaagagcctcccatgtgccagggactgtgctaAGCTTGTTagatttgtgattttatttaatcCCCATGGTCTCATGAGTTGGATtctattatcatcctcatttcacaaacACAGAAACTGAGACTTGGCACTCGCCAGTAATGTCCCAGATAGCTGGCCATTTCATTACAGGGTGGAGAGCTGAGCCAGGCCTGGTGATTCCAGAGCTGGTGTTCTCTTTTGGGGGATCCAAGGATCCTTTGAAGAGTGGTGATGTTTCCATGAAAGCTTACAAGCAGATAGGATTCGGAAGGTAGGAAAAGGGGGAATGAAAACCCAGGGCTGAAGGAAGAGTGTGAGCAAGTACAGGAAGGGCCCAGAATCCAGAATGTATTCTGGGGCCCATGATCTGGAGCAGGAGTGCTGGGTAGAgtggaagttcccaaacctcacaACTGCAGTGGCTTTTAAAATATGGGCTCCTAGGCCTTTCTCCAGACTGATTTCTCTAGGGGTGGAACCTGGAACCCTGAATTATAAAGAAGTTCCccgggggttggggtgggggttcTGATGCAGCAGGAAGCACTGGAAATCACTAGAAGGTGGAATTGGG
Coding sequences within:
- the LOC129008103 gene encoding uncharacterized protein LOC129008103 encodes the protein MRILGSPKREHQLWNHQAWLSSPPCNEMASYLGHYCTLLAIRTVTPAAIRTITPAAIILSFSPNSIVITRITTTSHRTICILLLTQWTLSSLHPGRNPISICCL